From Lagenorhynchus albirostris chromosome 15, mLagAlb1.1, whole genome shotgun sequence, one genomic window encodes:
- the LOC132506169 gene encoding chloride intracellular channel protein 1-like, whose protein sequence is MAEEQPQVELFVKAGSDGAKIRNCPFSQRLFMVLWLKGVTFNVTTVDTKRRTETVQKLCPGGQLPFLLYGTEVHTDTNKIEEFLEAVLCPPRYPKLAALNPESNTAGLDIFAKFSAYIKNSNPALNDNLEKGLLKALKVLDNYLTSPLPDEVDETSAEDEGISQRKFLDGNELTLADCNLLPKLHIVQVVCKKYRGFSIPDVFRGVHRYLRNAYAREEFASTCPDDEEIELAYEQVAKALK, encoded by the coding sequence ATGGCCGAAGAACAACCGCAGGTCGAATTGTTCGTGAAGGCTGGCAGTGATGGGGCCAAGATCAGGAACTGCCCCTTCTCCCAGAGACTGTTCATGGTGCTCTGGCTCAAGGGAGTCACCTTCAATGTCACCACTGTTGACACCAAAAGGCGGACTGAGACGGTGCAGAAGCTGTGCCCAGGAGGGCAGCTCCCATTCCTGCTGTATGGCACTGAAGTGCACACAGACACCAACAAGATTGAGGAATTTCTGGAGGCGGTGCTGTGCCCTCCCAGGTACCCCAAGCTGGCAGCTCTGAACCCTGAATCCAACACAGCTGGGCTGGACATATTTGCCAAATTCTCTGCCTACATCAagaattcaaacccagctctCAATGATAACCTGGAGAAGGGACTCCTGAAAGCCCTGAAAGTTTTAGACAATTACTTGACATCCCCTCTCCCAGATGAAGTAGATGAGACCAGCGCTGAGGATGAGGGCATCTCTCAGAGGAAGTTTCTGGACGGCAATGAGCTCACTCTGGCTGACTGCAACCTGTTGCCAAAGCTCCACATAGTACAGGTGGTATGTAAGAAGTACCGAGGATTCTCCATTCCGGATGTGTTTCGGGGAGTGCATAGGTACCTGCGCAATGCCTATGCTCGGGAAGAGTTTGCCTCCACCTGTCCAGATGATGAGGAGATCGAGCTGGCCTATGAGCAAGTGGCCAAGGCCCTCAAATAA